TCCGCCGCATCCTTGTTGAGGCGCCCAAGCACCTTACCGCCAAAGGCGGCATCATCTGCGAGATCGGCACCGGGCGGGACATCCTCGAAGCCGAGTTCCCGCACCTGCCCTTCCTCTGGCTCGACACCGAGGAGAGCGAGGGCGAGGTGTTCTGGCTCTCCGCCCGCGACCTCGGCGCCGGCAAGGATCTGCGCGTCATCAGCCGCATGCCGCGCTAGCGGCGAAGGCAAGATCCGCGCGCTAGCGGCAAAAGCGAGAGCTCCGCGCTAGCGGCAAGAGCGGGGCACCCGCGCTAGCGGCAAAGGTGAGCGCTTGCGCGACGGGAAGGGCAGAGGCCGCGCGCACGCGCCGCCTCTGCCGCGGCGGCACCCGATTGTCGCCACAGGGCGATGGTCTCGTCCCGGCCCCGCTCCACCGGATGTGCCTCGTGACCCGCCACGCCTCACCTTCCCGCCCGCGCCTGTTTGCCACCGCTCTCGCGGCGCTCGCCCTTGCCGGCCTCGCCGCCCCCGCCAGCGCGGCGACGCTCTGCACGCTCATCGCGGAGGCCTCCACGGGCAAGGTGCTGAGCGAGGAAGGGCCGGGCTGCGCCGGGCGGGTGACGCCGGCCTCGACCTTCAAGATCCCGATCGCGCTGATGGGCTATGATGCCGGCATAATCACCGATGCGCACGCGCCCGTCTGGTCGTTCAAGCCGGGCTTTCCCGACTGGCGCGAGGAATGGAAGCGCGACACCGACCCGACCTACTGGATGAAGGAATCCGTCGTCTGGTACTCGCAGGAGATCACCGGCAAGCTCGGCATGGAGCGGTTCCGGCGCTACGTGACCGGCTTCGGCTACGGCAATGAGGATGTCTCGGGCACCAAGGACAAAGGCGACGGGCTGACCCGGTCCTGGCTCTCCACCTCGCTCGCCATCTCCCCGCGCGAGCAGGCGGCCTTCCTCGGCCGGATGCTGCGCGGCGACTTGCCGGTGTCGCCGCAGGCGGTGGCGATGACGGCCGCGATCATCCGCCATGGCGAGGTCGGCGGCTGGACGGTGCACGGCAAGACCGGCATGGGCTTCGCGCTCGATGCCACCGGCGCCCCCGTGCGCGGCCAGCCCTATGGCTGGTATGTCGGCTGGGCGAGCAAACAGAGCCGCACCCTGATCTTCGCCCGCCTCGACCGAGATGCCACCCGGCAGGCGACGCCCACCAGCATCCGCGCCCGCGACTCGCTGCTCAGCGAGTTGCCGACCAAGCTCGACGCGCTGGCGGGGAAGTAGGGGCGCTGCACCGTCATCCCCGGGCTTGGCCCGGGGATCCACGACTTTCCACAAGCGGCCGGCCAAGTCGTGGATGGCCGGGCCACGCCCGGCCATGACGGCGCGTGGGATGGGAAAGGGCGCGGGCAAAGCAACGCAACGTTTCCCGGCCCAGCGGAGCCGAAGGCGGAGCGCCGCGCCGGGATCCAGGGGAGACTCCGCCGCAGGCGTCAGCATTGGCGGTCGTCACACGCTGCGCGTGGGAGGGTGAGCGGTCGGGGACGCCACAGGAATTCAGCCGCTACGCGAGTGTTCCGCTGGATCCCGGCTCGCCTTCCGCTGACGCTACAGGCGTCCGGGACACGGGGCCCACCATCGCGCCGTCATCCTCGGGCTTGGCCCGGGGATCCACGACTTCCGCGAGCATCCGGCTAAAGACGTGGATGGCCGGGCTGATCCCCGGATCAAGTCCGGGGACGGCCATGACGGAGTGTGGGGTGGAAAGGCCCGCGGGCAATGGCAACTCGCCCTCCGCTGACGCTACAGGCGTCCGGGACACGGGCGAGCGTGCCCCCTACCCGCCCTTCTTCATATGGGCGAGCACCGCCGCGTCCGGCCAGCAATCCACCGCCAGCCCCTTGGCCTTCTGATAAGCGCCGAGCGCCGAGCGGGTCTTCATGCCGGCCTTGCCGTCGATCTTGTCGGCGTAGAAGCCCTCGCGGGTGAGCACCTTCTGCATGAATTCGAGATCGGCGGTCTTCACCAGCGCGATGTCCTTCCAGCCCTGCGCGAAGGGCTTGTCGTCCTCGATGCGGTCGGCGAGGTGGCCGACATAGAGCACGTAGAGATCGGCGAAGTTGTAGCTCTTGAGCACGAAATAATTGTCGGGCGTCAGGAAGGCCGGCCCATAGGGCCCGGCCGGCATGAT
Above is a window of Ancylobacter sp. WKF20 DNA encoding:
- the blaOXA gene encoding class D beta-lactamase, producing MTRHASPSRPRLFATALAALALAGLAAPASAATLCTLIAEASTGKVLSEEGPGCAGRVTPASTFKIPIALMGYDAGIITDAHAPVWSFKPGFPDWREEWKRDTDPTYWMKESVVWYSQEITGKLGMERFRRYVTGFGYGNEDVSGTKDKGDGLTRSWLSTSLAISPREQAAFLGRMLRGDLPVSPQAVAMTAAIIRHGEVGGWTVHGKTGMGFALDATGAPVRGQPYGWYVGWASKQSRTLIFARLDRDATRQATPTSIRARDSLLSELPTKLDALAGK